The sequence gtaacattttatttcatctttataTAACTCCCTAATGTGGAGTAGGAGATAATAGCTTTGAAAAATGGTCTTCTTCTTTCTGTCCCTCCCTCAGGTCTTCTGGTTGGGACTCTGGATGTTGTGTTAGACTCCAGCGCTCGTGTGGCTCCGTATCGAATCCTTCACCAGACGGGAGACTCGCAGATCTTCTGGAGCATTGCCTGTGGTCAGTAACCGGTCTCCTTCCATCAGGAACAGTCACTGACATTCGCAGTTTGAACTGCTTGACAGGAAGCTGAAATTGTTTCAGGTCCAAgtaaaatttgtaaaatgaATCATGAGAATATCGAGCAGTGTGGAGGGAGGGGGATGAACCATGAAAAAATTTTTTCTTGTGTGTTCATATTGACGCGTGTTCAGATGTTAAAGCTGTGTTCATACCAaaattgatttcatttttaGTTAAGCACATCCAAGTGCACTTCAGGGTTGCATcgatctatatatttttttaaagctctgtCAATTTTTGGATGTCATGACAACCTCTACGTCTCTGGATATTCAATAATTCTTGGATCTTGTGTTTTGCTTCTTGAGTTTTTAGGGCCTGTGCTGCACTTACACTGTGACTCTGCCATTATGAGACTTTTAAATAACTGTGAAACCTGTCATTATACTGTTTGAGCTCTTGTATGAGCTGCTGTTGCCTTTTTTAACGAAAGAGTTAGAAACGTAGTTTTGCTGTCTATTCATTTGAATGTTTGTGAGAAGaacaataaacactgtaattACTGCTGCTTAtaggctttgtttttgtttttgttactgATGAATCCTGCACAGTTCTAGCCAGTGTCACACACTAACAGGATATAAAAAATAAGTTGAAGcagtcatgtgaccaaaatGGACTGATTTCAGTTACCAGTTTGCATTGCTGATAATTATTGAAATGTCTGTTTGTCATCAGGCTCATCACGCAAGGAGATAACAGAGCACTGGGAATGGCTGGAGGCTAATTTACTGCAGACTCTCTCCATTTTTGACAACGATGAGGACATCACCACTTTTGTCAAAGGCAAGATTCAGGTGAGCTCACGGCTAAAGTTATTCACATTGCCCCAGACCAGTCTCAGGCTTGTAAATCTGGGGAGACTCCAGTAAACAACCCTCAGTCAGTCTTTTTGTATGCAGGGCATTATTGCTGAGGAGAATAAGAGCCGTCAAACACAAGAAGACGAGGATTGCGGGAAGTTTCGGGAGGCAGAGCTGAAGATGCGGAAGCTGTTTGGGATGCCTGAGGAGGAGAAACTGGTGAACTATTACTCGTGCAGCTACTGGAAGGGTAGAGTGCCACGTCAGGGCTGGCTCTACCTCTCTGTCAATCACCTGTGCTTCTACTCCTTCCTACTTGGAAAAGAGGGTGAGATTACAGAAGAAGGGGAAAGCATTTAATCCAATTCGGACAGAATGAACGAGAGTAGTGCATAAGCAGCGTTCTCATGTACTTTAAAGATGTGCATCACTTCAGGTCATGTCTCCTGcataatgtaaaaaatgtgttatttctttccttctgcCTCTTTAGTGACATTGATAGTGCAGTGGACAGATGTGACTCAGTTAGATAAGAATGCTACGCTGTTATTCCCCGAGAGTGTACGTGTGAGCACACGGGACACGGAGCACTACTTCTCCATGTTCCTCAACATCAATGACACATTTAAACTGATGGAGCAGCTGGCTAACATCGCCATGAGGCAGTTGCTTGATAACGAGGGCTTCTCCGCAGACCACTCGCTCCCAAAACCCTGCAAGACGCTCAAAAATGTTTCTGCACTCAAAAGGTATGAGTTAGAAGAAAAtccttttgttattttttagaACTCTTACCACCCCGAACACTGTTTTGTCTTGTTGGTCTCTATTGTTACACTGAGTGTTCCCTCACCCGTAAAAAtaattgtgtttgttgttttgtttttagggaCCTGGACGCACGAGCAAAAAACGAGAGATACCGAGCTCTGTTCCGTCTGACGAAGGAGGAACGGCTAGACGGTCACACAGACTGCACTTTGTGGACGCCCTTCGCTAAGATGCATGTAGTTGGACAGATGTTTGTCTCCAACAATTACATCTGTTTCGCCAGCAGAGAGGAGGACCTGTGTCAACTCATCATACCGCTTAGAGAGGTAAGCTTTCACAATCACTGTAAAACCAGACTGTAATTTATATAAGTTTTACTGGCCACAAAGAAAAATCCTAACAGTTTCAACACAAGTTCTTCTTATCTTAAAATCTTATTTGAGATTtagaatttttacttttttacttcacttttactttgtttttaacaattgagatgttttttttttcttcacaatgTACACCAACCAATTTTCCGACCGAAACACCAACCAGTTTCGGTCACTGACAATATTCAGACtattgaagcaaaaaaaaaaacaagattttatTTGCTTGAGAGTTAAATGAAGACCCATAAaacatgttattttatttagaatgtTTGTATCAGTTTAAATGATATATACTTAAAGAAAATTCACACTGCACGTAAATTATTAGATTTTCATACATACTTTAATACTCGTACTTTACTCTttccttcactcacacactatatcTGGATCTGTGAATGATTATGAATAGTGTGGATGAGTCAAAATCATTAATagccatctttctttctctttttttccctcgtgcttgctttctctcacttttgctctcaccctctctcacgcgctttctctctctctctctctcgtcctctctcttgctctcgctctcaccctctctcactctctctctctctctctctctctctctctttcactctcgctctctctactTCTGTTGCTCTCaactctctctcgctttctctctcgctttcgctgtcgctctctctcttctccttctcgCTTTCGTGTGCTtgctgttgctctctctctctctctctctctctctctctctctctctctctaggtgtCTATAGTAGAGAAAGCTGACAGCAGCAGTGTTTTGCCTAGTCCTCTCTCCATCAGCACTAAAAACAAGATGACCTTCCTGTTTGCCAACCTCAAAGATCGTGACTTCCTTGTTCAGCGGATCTCCGACTTCCTACAGCGAACGCCTGATAGACTCTGTAGCACGACAGGACAATCTGTGagtcagtcaaaaaaaaaaaagagagaagtgtTAGAGCCTTCTTAAATACTGTCATCAAATAAAGTCTGGCCTGAGGAGGTTATTTGTAGtcactggttaaaaaaaatatatattatttctgaTTTATGCTTATTTTATTCTTCACTCCTTTGACAGGAGAGTCCAAGTCCCAGCacccctccttccctcccttcaATGCCGCTGGTGCTGGGGTCATGTGAGAATACTCAGGATCGCTACTACAGCTCCAGCCTCCCTACAGCCAAGCAGGGTCTGCTCCACATCTACCAGAAGGGCCGTCCTGAAGACCTGGGACCCAAAGCGGTTAGCTGCCATCAAGTTACACCCACATCAGTGCCATCTAAATTCCAGCGTTTATCTGCTGGCTGATcgatatttatgtatattttgatAGTTTTCATGAAAAGTCCTTCAGAATGAAGTTTCCTATTTCTTCATCATGCAGATTAATGTTCTCCTTGAGACAGAGAAATTAGCTATTAGctaaatgtacaaaaaatgtACAGAAGCCATTtaacaccacactgctgcactcagTAAAgcgttttattttcttctttcacaCAGCCAGGTTCCATTCACAAACTCTCACGCCACATGTGGGCCTCTGTGACATCAGCACTCTATACAGATAAAAACGATTCGGTCCATTTGTGCAGTACAAATCATCAGGTGTTGAGAAATAAAACctcacattttacatttttggatTTTCATGCATACTTTAATGCTTGTACTTTACTCTttccttcactcacacactatatcTGGATCTGTGAATTATTATGAATACAGTGTGGATAAGTCAAAAGCACTAATAgccgtctttctttctctttttttcctcgtGCTCGCTCTCTCTTACTTGCTCTCTTGCCCATGCtcttgctctcactctctctctctcatgcgcTTTCTCTCGCCCTCCCTCTTGCTGTTGCTCTTGACTCTCTCTtgccttctctttttctctctctctcctctctctctctcctctctctctctctctaggtgtCTATAATAGAGAAAGCTGACAGCAGCAGTGTTTTGCCCAGTACAAATCAACAGGTGTTGAGAAATAAAACCTCACATTTTAAGAACAGTGTTGCCCCTTTAGTTACCCCATTAATGTCCTCATCTCTCCAACACAATCTGCCATGTTTCTGCTGTCCTGATAACCAGTAGTCTTGTTTTATATCTTGAGATTCACAGACCCAGAATAAATGATCAGAAatgcttactttttttttccaagatcGTATTGGCTGCTGATGGGTGTCATGCGGGAAAGCATAAATTAGGCCATTGAACAGATTACAGGGCATTAAAAATGCATGAGTTCTTGTAAGATCAGGGGCTTCTCCATTTTAGACTCCACTAAAGACTCACTGATATTTAGCTGAACAGACAGCAGGTTGAGATTCTCAGAAAGATAACATATGGTGCTACATGCACTACTACAGCTAATTCAAGAACATTATCAACATATAACCAGATCTGATTTAAGAAATAGCTGCTTGCTATTGGCTTTATTTTGCATAAGATATTGAAGTTTAATGAGCAAAAtgggtataggtgtgtgtgtgtaaactttatGAAAGGAAATCCTGATTCTTTAATCGAATCTTCCTCTCATTCCTTATCCTTCAGACAAAAGAGAAGATGAAGGAAGAATCCTGGAATATCCATTTCTTTGAGTTTGGACGAGGCGTGTGCATGTACCGCACGTCTAAGACACGAGACCTGGTCCTGAAAGGGATTCCTGAGAGTCTGAGAGGAGAGCTGTGGTTACTGTTTTCAGGTAACTACTTCTGCCTGACAGCAGGGGGcgctttctttcctcttttattttgaaaagaataatgtttttgtgactagagttgttgttgttattattattattattatttatttatttttttaactgattAAACATTAGGCCAGTAGTACAAATTTCTACGTATACCTTCTAGACAAAtcacaaattaaaggaaaaatgtaTGCCACTGGTTTACCTACATTACTAATATTAATGTTTTCACAGATGGATCACTATTACATGTGAATTTGATTACTTGGGTTAAACCCGGTCACACGTTTGATTCATGCATAAATACAATCTGTGTTTTAAAAGCCCACATAAACACGGCATTTATAAATCCCTGCTATTTATTCATGCCACTAGCAGGATGATTAACAGGGTGTCATGGCAACCACCACATTCATTTATGCCCTGATTCTGTGACTAACCCTGATCACATGACTAGCTGTCATGAAATGAGAAGGGAATCTATTTTATATGCAGCCTACATGTTGTGGAAACTTGCTTAAGTAATTGGGATGATCCGGAGGAACCAGATCACTGTAAGAATGTTCAGCCGTCCAGTTTGCAGTTTCTGTATAACTAggatacatacatatgtgtatgaccacctgcctaatattgtgattatccccctttttgctgccaaaaacagccctgacctgtcaaggcatggactccactagatccctgaaggtgtgctgtggtatctggcacaaagatgttagcagcagatcttttatGTCCTGTATGTTGCAAGGTGGAGCCCATGGAgggcaacttacaggacttaaagaatacttacaggacttaaagaatacttacaggactcaaaggatacttttgatagatactgaccactgcagaccgggaacacctcaccatgtctagccatcacaatttggcccttgtcaactTTGCTTAAATCCTTGtgcttacccatttttcctccttctaagacatcaactttgaggacaggaGGTTCACTtgtcactaacaggtgccataatgaggagacaatcagtgttagtcacctgtcagtggtcataatgttatatttttttttataatacacAGATAATATACATCAGAGAGTGACGGAGAAATAAGATGAATGTATGTAAAGTAAGGGATGCCATAAATGGCTCAAGTACAGCCCagtaacataaaacataaagcaTAAAATAACATAGTGTAAGGTGGAGTTTAAAATTGTAAGACAGAACAAATGCAAAGCACATGTATTGTTaagcatcatacacacaaacagtctaGCATTACGTATTCCATCTCGAATTcttgtttatttaattcagaATAATGCCAGGCTGCTTATGTTCTGCATGATGTGAGGGGTTCTGTTGACCTAGTGAATCCAAACAAAAGCTAGATCCTCTAATGAGAAAGGTTGTCATTCAGTTGAgcctgttttaatatttttatgtgtGCATCCATGTGAGTTCCCCTAATGGCACTATACTACTGCGTCCTCCAAAACAGAGAAATAATAGCTATAAAATGAAGcattaaaattgattttattttattttaattgttttttttgttttttaaatccgGGCAAGTTTTTGTGTGTTGCCTTATATTTTAGTTTCTTTAAGTTTAGTTTTTCTGGAAATAATTTGTTGTGACAAACtccctgaacaaaaaaaaaggcctgTCCATTAAAGCAGTGACAGATTCTACAGTGTTAGTAGGCTGTCCATCTGGATGAGCAAGTTCCCACATTTCTACATGGCAGCTGTAGGATCTATAGGACCTGTGTGTGACTTCTTAAACAACCCtgatgaaacactgagacacactcacTGGCCTGTAAAATCAGCAGACCATCAATCCCATGGAAAGTGTGTGGATTAGCAGGTGAAACCCCAAACAGGGCATAAACATGGGCTGATTTTCACACAGTTAGCGGGTTACATTTGAAAGAAGCTCTTTCAGTACACTGGTGGCATCGTACCTGACTGAATTTGTGCTGTTATTAAGGAAATGGAAGGCGTATCTAAGCATTATAGAAGAAAGTATTGTGTTAGGTCTTGTGCATTGACTCTGTACCTTGCCTCTTGCTTTAGGTCAGATCAGCAAATAGACTGCTCTGTATCACTATTCTTACCATAActatttggttttttttttaccaggctGGAGTGTTAAATTTGTGGCTGTTTACAGACTGGCTCTCACTCCATAGCTCTTGATACCTTTTATTTACTGCTCCTTTGACAGACTCTAAAGATTCCCCTGTAGGTTTATGTTTGTCTAAATTTATTGACCCGGTAACTGAATCAGCAGTGTAATATAACTGATATAGTTCATGCAGCCAGTTCCTCTCTCCCTGTAGGTGCTCAGAACGAGATGGTGACTCACCCAGGTTACTATGCGGAGCTGGTGGAGCAGGCCATGGGCAGGTGTACTTTAGCTACAGAGGAGATTGAGAGAGACTTGCATCGCTCAATGCCTGAGCACCATGCTTTTCAGAATGAGATGGGCATCGCTGCTCTTCGACGAGTACTCACTGCATATGCATACCGCAACCCAGGCATTGGCTActgccaggtacacacacacacacacactgaagataaaacaacacacacactcagttccATTTACACCAGTGTTTGCACAATGTGCTTGAACTGCTTCTCCTTGAATATAGCAAGAAAGCACAATTTACAtcattatataaatgtttaaaataagtattataaatatatacgtACACACAGCATGATTAACTAAAAATAGGACACGTGACATGGCTAACCAACTGAACACGTGAAATAAAAGCAAGAgcaaaacaataacatttgGTGTTTTTCACTATGGTATCTCCACCATGAAGGGAGAAGCAGTGAAACATCAGTGacacatttattaattatatcaaattggggtgtgtgtgtctgtctgtctttctctatttTCCTGTTTCCATAGGCTATGAATATAGTAACATCTGTGTTGTTGCTGTACTGTACTGAAGAGGAGGCTTTCTGGTTGCTGGTGGCTTTGTGTGAACGGATGCTGCCAGATTATTACAACACCAGAGTTGTAGGTCAGTCACAGACTTGCGCTGAGAAAAGGTTCATTTTGAGAATGCTACTTGagctagctctctctctctctctctctctgtcttaatatacacctatcaggcataacattatgagcagtgacaggtgaagtgaataagactgatgatctcctcatcatggcacctgttagtgggtgggaacCACACATGGgggtgatggttaggtgtcctcAAAGGTCATACATGAATGTGTCTTGTCAGGAGCTCTGGTGGATCAGGGTGTGTTTGAGGAGCTGACACGGGAGTGTTTGCCACTGCTGTACGAGCACATGCAGGAGCTGGGTGTGATCTCCACCATCTCTTTGTCCTGGTTCCTCACACTCTTCCTGTCCGTCATGCCGTTTGACAGTGCTGTGCTGCTGGTGGATTGCTTCTTCTACGAGGGAATCAAAGTCATCTTTCAGGTGAGAGCATACAGATGAGACCGTGATACAGCAGAAACAATTATCAATACTGCAGGctttcaaaaacacacaactgtgGTTTTATGATGTTATCAGCTGTAAAAGTATGATGTCCTCATAACTGTTTCTAAAGAAGTCTTTAAGCTCATATGTTCTAATTTTTGGTTTGTCAAGCCACAAGCTTTCATAACTTCTTGGCCAACAAATTCTTGTGCTGCTTCATGTAGGAAAATAGAGTTAATATAAGATTAAATAGAAATATGAACAAATATTACATGGTGAtttacagtttgtttttttctgtggcTGAATCTTAAATGGGCAGAtatacagatcaggcataacattatgaccactgacatgGGAAatgaataatactgattatctcctcatcatggcacctgttagtgggtaccataatgaacatttttcccttgaagttgatgtgtttagaagcaggaaaaataggcaagcgtaaggatttgaccgAGTTTGataaggaccaaattgtgatggctggatgaCCCGGACTGCAGTTTTTTAGTATATATCAAAAGTGTCCTATAAGTCGCAGtgatctactgctaacatcctgctgccagataccacagcacaccttcagggatctagttggagtccatgcctcgacgagtcagggcagttttggcagcaaaatgggaccaacaaaatatcaggcaggtggtcataatgttatgcctgattggtgtggaGCACTAAGTGCATTCTGTCATTTTGTCATGTCCTATGTAGTGAGAATATTAGTTTTCCGTccaagtgtgtgtagagaggccttataatataaaatatattaaaaataatataattaattattattaatccaTGAAAATGAGCAAGGTGCTGAATTTTAAatcatgaataataatataaaatcatgCTCTATATGAGAAGGTGAATGGGAGCAAATTGTGGAAATGTTTCTtattaattttcttcttttaagaAAGCAggtttgatcattttttttgtttcatggtTTGTGATATAGCTCTGTGTACTGTTGTCTCATTAACatgaatcatttgaaaataTCACCGACGTATACAAGATTTCAAGTCGCAATTTTTTGACAGCCACAGACCGAAGCTTTGTGTTTCTCTGCACTTTAGGTGTCATTAGCTGTGCTACACGCTAACATGGAGAAGTTGTTGAACTGCACAGATGAGGGAGAAGCCATGACCATACTCGgaaggtgtgtttggggtcagaAAGCAGAATTCTGTTGTAATTATTGCAGCACTGTATGATATGACTAAGCATAATATTGTAGCACTGTATGCCTAAGCGTAAGGTTGTTGAATGCATGCAAGCCAAGTGTAAGTGTAATACATGCATATTCAGAAAACTGTAAATCCTCTTTTTCTTTAGGTATCTGGATAACGTagtaaacaaacagacagtcTCTCCGCCCATCCCCCACCTACACGCCCTGTTAACCAGTGGAGATGAGCCGCCACCGGAGATTGACGTATTTGATCTCATTAAGACGTCCTACGATGTGAGAACAAGAAACTCATCCACATGAAGTCAGATATATGCATCTTTGCAAATGTCTCGGTAAATAATTTCCCTTGTCTGTTCTGTCTGccttctcttttccttttcggttgctttgttttttttcttttcctctccatGTAGAAGTTTGGAAGTCTGCGTGCTGATGTCATTGAGCAGATGAGGTTCAAACAGCGGTTAAAGGTCATTCAATCTTTAGAGGATACAGCTAAGAGGAGTGTGGTGAGTGcctgagtttatttatttagttattttgaAGGATGTAAGccttgttcatgtgtgtgtgttgtaagatGACtcttgtgtgtgcatgcaggtgAGGGCCATCATGACCGACTCAGCCTTCGGTATTGAAGAGCTGGAGGAGCTGTATGTTCTGTTCAAGGTAAGAACACCCTTTTTGGTGCCAGCAGTGCaatgccaaaaaaataaaataaaaagaagaaaaagtggCCTGAATATTAGTACCAGATGGGTTAGTATTTTAGAAACCAGTGAAATTCTGGGATTTTCATACACAACGGTTTCTACACAGAATGTTGTTACTACAGAATTTGCATAGAGCGgtgtgcaaaacaaaaaacattgaatgaTTTAAAGTTCTGGTGGGAACAAAATGCCTTTTCGttcagagaggtcagaggaaaatgggcTGATTGGTTTGCACTGCCAGGAAGGATATTGTAACTCATATAAGCACTCTTTATAACCGTGTTGAGCaggaaagcatctcagcatgcaaaACATTGTAACCTTGAGGTGGAAGATTATATCAGGTTCCATTTCTATCAGC comes from Hemibagrus wyckioides isolate EC202008001 linkage group LG14, SWU_Hwy_1.0, whole genome shotgun sequence and encodes:
- the LOC131365200 gene encoding TBC1 domain family member 9B isoform X1 — translated: MWISPEEVLLANALWVSERANPFFILQRRKGHGKGGGITGLLVGTLDVVLDSSARVAPYRILHQTGDSQIFWSIACGSSRKEITEHWEWLEANLLQTLSIFDNDEDITTFVKGKIQGIIAEENKSRQTQEDEDCGKFREAELKMRKLFGMPEEEKLVNYYSCSYWKGRVPRQGWLYLSVNHLCFYSFLLGKEVTLIVQWTDVTQLDKNATLLFPESVRVSTRDTEHYFSMFLNINDTFKLMEQLANIAMRQLLDNEGFSADHSLPKPCKTLKNVSALKRDLDARAKNERYRALFRLTKEERLDGHTDCTLWTPFAKMHVVGQMFVSNNYICFASREEDLCQLIIPLREVSIVEKADSSSVLPSPLSISTKNKMTFLFANLKDRDFLVQRISDFLQRTPDRLCSTTGQSESPSPSTPPSLPSMPLVLGSCENTQDRYYSSSLPTAKQGLLHIYQKGRPEDLGPKAVSIIEKADSSSVLPSTNQQTKEKMKEESWNIHFFEFGRGVCMYRTSKTRDLVLKGIPESLRGELWLLFSGAQNEMVTHPGYYAELVEQAMGRCTLATEEIERDLHRSMPEHHAFQNEMGIAALRRVLTAYAYRNPGIGYCQAMNIVTSVLLLYCTEEEAFWLLVALCERMLPDYYNTRVVGALVDQGVFEELTRECLPLLYEHMQELGVISTISLSWFLTLFLSVMPFDSAVLLVDCFFYEGIKVIFQVSLAVLHANMEKLLNCTDEGEAMTILGRYLDNVVNKQTVSPPIPHLHALLTSGDEPPPEIDVFDLIKTSYDKFGSLRADVIEQMRFKQRLKVIQSLEDTAKRSVVRAIMTDSAFGIEELEELYVLFKAKHIMSCYWGASSSAADRHDPSLPYLEQYRIDCGQFSQLFSALAPWCCGMHTTTLSARLFRLLDQNKDSLINFKEFVTGLSGMYHGDMTEKLKLLYKLHLPPALCPEEAESALEATQFFTDDDTPQDPPSLSHLDFLVQEVTSGEEVKEVADTGGDSEEKKDEKVKDYKYYLRMWAKEREPKKETIKDLPRMNQEQFIELCKTLYNMFSEDPHEQELYHAIATVASLLLRIGEVGKKFTNNGGKKCDTLAQPVLETPGKEDSFGEPGYAQSLVSKALAEAQLETPPANGSDEDVKDDTSISSYSVVSAGSLQCEDIADDTVLIGCGIGGAGGGNDSRRGSAPDGDWSISFEQVLASLLTEPALVNYFEKKHDIRNKMAACKAQRAVERQISSSSDHELAQLST
- the LOC131365200 gene encoding TBC1 domain family member 9B isoform X3, translating into MWISPEEVLLANALWVSERANPFFILQRRKGHGKGGGITGLLVGTLDVVLDSSARVAPYRILHQTGDSQIFWSIACGSSRKEITEHWEWLEANLLQTLSIFDNDEDITTFVKGKIQGIIAEENKSRQTQEDEDCGKFREAELKMRKLFGMPEEEKLVNYYSCSYWKGRVPRQGWLYLSVNHLCFYSFLLGKEVTLIVQWTDVTQLDKNATLLFPESVRVSTRDTEHYFSMFLNINDTFKLMEQLANIAMRQLLDNEGFSADHSLPKPCKTLKNVSALKRDLDARAKNERYRALFRLTKEERLDGHTDCTLWTPFAKMHVVGQMFVSNNYICFASREEDLCQLIIPLREVSIVEKADSSSVLPSPLSISTKNKMTFLFANLKDRDFLVQRISDFLQRTPDRLCSTTGQSESPSPSTPPSLPSMPLVLGSCENTQDRYYSSSLPTAKQGLLHIYQKGRPEDLGPKATKEKMKEESWNIHFFEFGRGVCMYRTSKTRDLVLKGIPESLRGELWLLFSGAQNEMVTHPGYYAELVEQAMGRCTLATEEIERDLHRSMPEHHAFQNEMGIAALRRVLTAYAYRNPGIGYCQAMNIVTSVLLLYCTEEEAFWLLVALCERMLPDYYNTRVVGALVDQGVFEELTRECLPLLYEHMQELGVISTISLSWFLTLFLSVMPFDSAVLLVDCFFYEGIKVIFQVSLAVLHANMEKLLNCTDEGEAMTILGRYLDNVVNKQTVSPPIPHLHALLTSGDEPPPEIDVFDLIKTSYDKFGSLRADVIEQMRFKQRLKVIQSLEDTAKRSVVRAIMTDSAFGIEELEELYVLFKAKHIMSCYWGASSSAADRHDPSLPYLEQYRIDCGQFSQLFSALAPWCCGMHTTTLSARLFRLLDQNKDSLINFKEFVTGLSGMYHGDMTEKLKLLYKLHLPPALCPEEAESALEATQFFTDDDTPQDPPSLSHLDFLVQEVTSGEEVKEVADTGGDSEEKKDEKVKDYKYYLRMWAKEREPKKETIKDLPRMNQEQFIELCKTLYNMFSEDPHEQELYHAIATVASLLLRIGEVGKKFTNNGGKKCDTLAQPVLETPGKEDSFGEPGYAQSLVSKALAEAQLETPPANGSDEDVKDDTSISSYSVVSAGSLQCEDIADDTVLIGCGIGGAGGGNDSRRGSAPDGDWSISFEQVLASLLTEPALVNYFEKKHDIRNKMAACKAQRAVERQISSSSDHELAQLST
- the LOC131365200 gene encoding TBC1 domain family member 9B isoform X2, encoding MWISPEEVLLANALWVSERANPFFILQRRKGHGKGGGITGLLVGTLDVVLDSSARVAPYRILHQTGDSQIFWSIACGSSRKEITEHWEWLEANLLQTLSIFDNDEDITTFVKGKIQGIIAEENKSRQTQEDEDCGKFREAELKMRKLFGMPEEEKLVNYYSCSYWKGRVPRQGWLYLSVNHLCFYSFLLGKEVTLIVQWTDVTQLDKNATLLFPESVRVSTRDTEHYFSMFLNINDTFKLMEQLANIAMRQLLDNEGFSADHSLPKPCKTLKNVSALKRDLDARAKNERYRALFRLTKEERLDGHTDCTLWTPFAKMHVVGQMFVSNNYICFASREEDLCQLIIPLREVSIVEKADSSSVLPSPLSISTKNKMTFLFANLKDRDFLVQRISDFLQRTPDRLCSTTGQSESPSPSTPPSLPSMPLVLGSCENTQDRYYSSSLPTAKQGLLHIYQKGRPEDLGPKAVSIIEKADSSSVLPSTNQQTKEKMKEESWNIHFFEFGRGVCMYRTSKTRDLVLKGIPESLRGELWLLFSGAQNEMVTHPGYYAELVEQAMGRCTLATEEIERDLHRSMPEHHAFQNEMGIAALRRVLTAYAYRNPGIGYCQAMNIVTSVLLLYCTEEEAFWLLVALCERMLPDYYNTRVVGALVDQGVFEELTRECLPLLYEHMQELGVISTISLSWFLTLFLSVMPFDSAVLLVDCFFYEGIKVIFQVSLAVLHANMEKLLNCTDEGEAMTILGRYLDNVVNKQTVSPPIPHLHALLTSGDEPPPEIDVFDLIKTSYDKFGSLRADVIEQMRFKQRLKVIQSLEDTAKRSVVRAIMTDSAFGIEELEELYVLFKAKHIMSCYWGASSSAADRHDPSLPYLEQYRIDCGQFSQLFSALAPWCCGMHTTTLSARLFRLLDQNKDSLINFKEFVTGLSGMYHGDMTEKLKLLYKLHLPPALCPEEAESALEATQFFTDDDTPQGEEVKEVADTGGDSEEKKDEKVKDYKYYLRMWAKEREPKKETIKDLPRMNQEQFIELCKTLYNMFSEDPHEQELYHAIATVASLLLRIGEVGKKFTNNGGKKCDTLAQPVLETPGKEDSFGEPGYAQSLVSKALAEAQLETPPANGSDEDVKDDTSISSYSVVSAGSLQCEDIADDTVLIGCGIGGAGGGNDSRRGSAPDGDWSISFEQVLASLLTEPALVNYFEKKHDIRNKMAACKAQRAVERQISSSSDHELAQLST